CTGCTCGACCGAGCGGGAGCGAAGCGTGGAACCCGTGAGCGTCAGGCGTTTCATCATGACCTGAGCAAGATTGATCTCCACCTTGGCGCCGCGCAGGGTGGCGATCTGCACCGACCGACCCTCCATGGCGAGAAGCTGAATATTCTTTGCCGTGTAATCTCCACCGATCATGTCAAGAATGACGTCGACGCCCTTCTCACCCACGAGCTCGCCGATGACTTTCGTGAAATCCTCGCTTCGATAATCGACACACCTCTCCGCACCCAGATCCTCGCACGCCTTGCATTTGGCGTTGCCGCTTGCAGTCGCGAAGACCCGCGCACCCCATACCTTTGCGAGCTGGATCGCCACCGTGCCGATCCCACTCGAGCCGCCGTGTACGAGAAAGCTTTCGCCGGGCTTAAGCTGCCCCCGCTCGAATACGTTCGTCCAAACCGTGAAGAACGTCTCGGGGATCGCCGCCGCTTCGATCATGCCGAGACCCCTTGGGGCCGGCAGGCATTGAGGAATAGGTGCCGTCGCGTATTCGGCATACCCGCCCCCCGCAAGGAGGGCTGTCGCCCGGTCGCCGACCTTCCAGTTGGAAACACCCTTCCACGTAGAAACGTCGGGGCCGAGAGCTGCAACGACACCTGCTACCTCGAGGCCGGGTAGATCGGAGGCGCCTGAGGGGGGTGCATAATTGCCTTGGCGCTGGAGCACATCAGGGCGGTTGACGCCCGCGGCCGCGACCTTGATCAACATTTCCCCCGAGCCCGGGACGGGCACCGGCCGCGTCGCTGGCACGAGCTGTTCTGGCCCGCCGAATTGCTTGATCTCGATGGCAGTCATCGTTTTCGGCACGGTTTTGTTCGGCGTCTCAGCCATAGCTTTCTTCCGTTGCTGGACAGATTCACGAGGGAATTTGTGACAGGGCCAGAGAACTAGTATGTTCCAAAACCGCTGACAAGCGCGATGCGCAGATGGAGGCGCTGTCATGGACCTCGACGATCTGGAGCCCCGCAAGCAAACACCCAAGCCCAAGCTCCTCGATCCGCTTTCGGTCGATGAGCTTGAGGCCTATATCCAGGAACTTCAGGACGAGATCGCTCGCGTGCGGGCGGAAATCTCGAAAAAGCAGGCGCACCTCAATGCCGCCGCAACCTTCTTCAAGAAATCCTAGTGTGGTGAATTTGATGTTCCCAGCATTTTTGTGGCATCCGCGTTTAGGAACTTCAAATCCGGATACCACACTAGATACAATATATTCCTCATGTGGCTATGAATCCGAAATTCGCTCACGGTCCCGCACCCAGATGTGGCGAATTTCGGATTCGCCACGCTAAATAGCCGAAGATTTCATCGGACAGGTGCGCGCCTGAAACGCTCATGGTAATGCTCGACCATTGGCTGGAAGGGCCGGTGTTGAGTCCGACACAAGCTGGGGAGGGTCGAGACGTGTCCAAAGAAATCGCCATGATGTCGGCTACGCAACTTGTGGGCCTCTTCCGCAAGAAGAAGCTTTCGCCCGTGGAGGCGACAAAGGCTGCCTTGGGCCGGATCGCCGATCTCAACGGCACGCTCAATGCCTTCAATCTGGTCGATGAGAAGGCGGCCCTTGCCGCCGCGAAGCGCGCGGAAAAGCGCTATCGGGCCGGCCGGGCGCTCGGGCCCGTCGACGGCGTGCCGACGGGGATCAAGGATATTCTTCTCACCAAGGGCTGGCCCACACGTCGCGGTTCGAAGACCGTCAATGCCGATCAGCCGTGGCTCGAGGATGCACCCTCGGTGGCGCGCCTGCGTGAAGGCGGGGCCGTCTTTCTCGGAAAGACCACGACACCAGAGTTCGGCTGGAAGGGCGTTACCGACAGTCCTCTGACCGGCATCACGCGCAATCCGTGGAACCCCGCGATGACCCCAGGCGGGTCGAGCGGCGGGGCCGCCGCTGCCGTTGCGACGGGCATGGGGGCCCTGCACCTTGGTACCGACGGTGGCGGCTCGATCCGAATCCCTTGCGGCTTTAGCGGCATCTTCGGCATCAAGCAAAGCTTCGGACGGGTACCCGCGTATCCGCCAAGTCCGTTCGTAACCGTTGCCCATGTCGGGCCGATGACCCGAAGCGTCGAGGATGCAGCCCTTCTCCTCACCATCCTGACGCAGCACGATAATCGCGATTTCTACGCTGTCCCCGCCGACGGCATCGACTACCGCAAAGGCCTCAAAATCGGCATCAAGGGGCTGCGCGTGGCCTTCGCACCTACCCTTGGCGCGCACCATGTCGAGGCCGAGATCGCGGCCCTCGTCGCGAAGGCGGCCAGGAGCTTCAAATCCCTTGGCGCCAAGGTCGAGGAGGCGGCACCCGATCTCGGCAACTATGGCGCTGTCTTTCAGACATTTTGGTTCGCCGCCGCCGCCAATCTGCTGAGCACATTCAACCCCGACCAGAAAAGGCTGATCGACCCCGGTCTCGTGGCGGTGGCGGAAGAAGGTGCGAAAGTCACGATGGCCGAATACTTCGCCGCGACCAAGGCACGCGAGGCGATCGGGCTTGCCATGAGCCGATTCCATGAACGCTACGATCTTTTGCTGCTGCCGACCCTGCCGCTCCCCGCCTTCGAAGTGGGGCGCGTGGCGCCGGTCACGCAAACGGGCGAAGGCTGGGTCGATTGGACGCCGTTCACTTATTGCTTCAATCTCTCGAAGCAGCCCGCAGCGACGGTGCCGTGTGGGCTCACCAAATCCGGCCTTCCCGCCGGTCTGCAGATTGTCGGTCGCATGTACGAAGACACGACCGTGCTCCGCGCCGCCTATGCCTTCGAAGCCGCGAATCCATGGAAAATGCCGGAGATTTGAACGGACATTCAGAAAATAAGGGTCGTGGAGGGGTAGGCTAGCATGCGCTTGACGCTGGACAAGACGACGAGCCTCCCTGCGGATGCCGCGCAGGCGACTCTTGTCGGGCGCATTTGGCTCCCCGGCAAGATTCCCGGGCCCGCACCCGTGTTCATCCACGGGGACGATGTGATCGACATCAGCCATACGTTTCCCACCTTGTCGGAATTGATGGCGGCAGCCGCACCCGCACATTCTGCGCGCGAGGCGAGCAGGGCGGGACGTCTCGTTGGCAAGATCGGCACTTCACTCGCCAACAGCGCCGCCGACACACTCGACCCGGGAAAGCC
The Alphaproteobacteria bacterium DNA segment above includes these coding regions:
- a CDS encoding DUF1192 domain-containing protein, which encodes MDLDDLEPRKQTPKPKLLDPLSVDELEAYIQELQDEIARVRAEISKKQAHLNAAATFFKKS
- a CDS encoding amidase, with the translated sequence MSKEIAMMSATQLVGLFRKKKLSPVEATKAALGRIADLNGTLNAFNLVDEKAALAAAKRAEKRYRAGRALGPVDGVPTGIKDILLTKGWPTRRGSKTVNADQPWLEDAPSVARLREGGAVFLGKTTTPEFGWKGVTDSPLTGITRNPWNPAMTPGGSSGGAAAAVATGMGALHLGTDGGGSIRIPCGFSGIFGIKQSFGRVPAYPPSPFVTVAHVGPMTRSVEDAALLLTILTQHDNRDFYAVPADGIDYRKGLKIGIKGLRVAFAPTLGAHHVEAEIAALVAKAARSFKSLGAKVEEAAPDLGNYGAVFQTFWFAAAANLLSTFNPDQKRLIDPGLVAVAEEGAKVTMAEYFAATKAREAIGLAMSRFHERYDLLLLPTLPLPAFEVGRVAPVTQTGEGWVDWTPFTYCFNLSKQPAATVPCGLTKSGLPAGLQIVGRMYEDTTVLRAAYAFEAANPWKMPEI
- a CDS encoding NAD(P)H-quinone oxidoreductase yields the protein MAETPNKTVPKTMTAIEIKQFGGPEQLVPATRPVPVPGSGEMLIKVAAAGVNRPDVLQRQGNYAPPSGASDLPGLEVAGVVAALGPDVSTWKGVSNWKVGDRATALLAGGGYAEYATAPIPQCLPAPRGLGMIEAAAIPETFFTVWTNVFERGQLKPGESFLVHGGSSGIGTVAIQLAKVWGARVFATASGNAKCKACEDLGAERCVDYRSEDFTKVIGELVGEKGVDVILDMIGGDYTAKNIQLLAMEGRSVQIATLRGAKVEINLAQVMMKRLTLTGSTLRSRSVEQKGAVAREVYRNVWPWLEEGKVKPVIYKAFTLKEAADAHRLMESSNHIGKIVLTV